From the genome of Pseudomonas sihuiensis:
GCGCGGGCGCTTCACGGTTGGCGCGCTCGAAGTACTCAATCATGCGCTGCTCATTTTGCGCGGGCGAATGAATACTCAGGGCTTGGCGAAAGGCACCTGGGTTCGCTTCGATTGATGCGAGCAGTTGCTCTATGTCCAGATCACGCTTAGCAGCCTGTCCCGGCTCGCGCAGTACTGCTTCTGCGCGGGCCTTGAAGTCGGCCAGGCTTTCACCGTTCTCAATGCTGTAGTCGATGATCTGGCGAAGTATCGCCAGGCGGTCGGCGTCGGTCGTCTGCATATCGGTTGCCCTCTGCTGGTTTCGGCTGCCGATCCTGCGCCCTTGCCTGGGCAATGTATTTTTGCCGCGTCCAAATTACTCCGCGCGCGCGCGAGGCGAAGCTGTGATCTCTGCCGTTTAAGACCGGCACTTATTAGCACAGCAACGGCCAGGGATTGGCCAACCTCGGAGCGCAACCCATGGCCACCTGCCAGAACAAGCCCAAGCGCCGCTTCCTGCCGCGCATGACCGTATTCGCTGTTATCTCCATCCTGCTGCTGCTGGCCATCTGGTACGTGCGGCCCGAGCAGCTGCAGGTGGTGCTGTACAAGGCCAGCCTGATCACCATCGGCGCCGTGCTGGGTTACTACATCGACCGAGCGGTGTTCCTGGATGAAGCACGCCCGCATCAGTGCATCGGTGGCATCCATATCGTTGGGGCCTGGCTGCGCCGTGCACTGATCGTGCTTGCGTGTGTGCTCGGCATGACGCTGGGGCTGTAGTCGTGAACCGCCTCAAGCGTTGGCTGGCCGAGGCCGGCAACGATCTCGCCATTATCTGGATGATCGAGCCGCGCCTGTTCCTGTGGCCGCTGATCCTGCTGATGTTCGCAGTGGGCCTGTTCATCGTGCCCAGCGCCGACGCTGCGAGCATCCCGACCGCTGCCGAGCAGCACCGCCGCACCCTGGTGCGCGCTGCGCATGCCGAATGGGGCCTGGGTGCGCCTGTGGCGACCTTTGCCGCCCAGGTTCACCAGGAGAGCGCCTGGCGCGTGAATGCCCGGTCGCCTGTGGGCGCCGAGGGCCTGGCGCAGTTCATGCCGGCTACGGCGGACTGGATGGCCGAGATCTACCCGCGCAGCCTGGGCCCGGCGCAGCCGTACAACCCAGGCTGGGCACTGCGGGCGATGGTGGCGTTCGACCGCTGGCTCTACGAACGAAACCAGGCCGCTAGCGAGTGTGACCGCTGGGCCTTTGTGATGGCCGGCTACAACGGCGGCAATGGCTGGGTGAATCGTGACCGCAGGCTGGCATCGGCACAGGGCGCCGATCCGCTGGCCTGGTTCGATTCCGTCGAGCGGCACAACGCTGGCCGCTCGGCCGCCAACTTCCGCGAGAACCGCCATTACCCGCGCGCCATCCTGCTGCGCTGGGAGCCGATGTATGCGGCTGCCGGCTGGGGGCCTGGCGTGTGCGCCGACAGGTATAGCCGCCATGAAGATCCCGACGCTGTTTCTGCTCGCCACGTTGACCAGCAGTTCGCCTGCCGCCTGCTCCCGGAACTGGCTGGCTGCCGCCGAGCTGTTCGCATCGCCGCCGCCCCGCGAGCGCCACGCACCGCGACTACCGCGCAAGTTCAGGCGTAAGGGGCGGAGATGATCAACCGAATCGTGATTGCACTCAGCGCCCTGGTCGGGCTGGGGATCGCCCTAGCCGTGACCTGGTTGCTGGCTGCAAGCACTGCCTATGACCTGGGCTACGCCGAGGGCAAGGCAGCTGCAGCCGAGGCGTGCCAGCAGGCCCAGCTCGACGCCCTGGAGGGCGTGATCGACAGCACCAAGGGGCTGATCGCCGACGCCAACGCAGCCAGCCAGGAGCTGGGCAAGACCATCAGCGCACGCCGCCAGGCGGACGCACAGACCACCAAGGAGATCCGCCATGCGCTCGCTACTACTGCGACTCAGCGTGCTGGCTGTGTGTTCGATGCTGGCGTCATGCAGCAGCTCGACGACGCGCGTCGTCGAGCCGCCGAGGCCGCTGCCGGCGGAGTACGCACGTCAATGCCCGCCGCCCGTTGAACCGCACGATAACAGCGCCGATGCCGCCGTGGTGGCGCTCAAGGAGCTTTATGACCAGTACGGCGAGTGCGCTGGCCGGCTGGTGGACCTGGTGAATTACCTGCAGGAGAAACGCTAGATGGATATGGACTTCGCCCTGCGGCTTGGCCAGTTCCTTTTCACCCTGATTGTCGGGGTGTTCTCGATTACCGCAGCGCGCCGCGCCAGTTCTCGGGCCGAGGCCGAAGAGTTGGCCGGGCGCCTGCGCGACCACGGCAACCGCATCCTGGTGCTGGAGCAGCGCATGGATCATCTACCGGATGGCAAGCAGTTGGGCGACCTGGCCGGCGATATGAAGGCGATCAAAGCCGAGCTTGCGGGGGTGGCCCGAGAACTGGCCCCTTTGGCCAGATCGGTCGACCGAATCAATGACTACCTGTTGAACGCGAGGCCGCAATGAGCAAATACGCCAACTACCTGAGCGAAGACCGCCGCCTGGTGATCCTGCACATCCTGGCGGAGATGCCCACCTACCGTGCCAACAGTTCGGTGCTGCATACCGTGCTCCAGGAGTGGGGGCACGAGCCCAGCCGCGACCAGGTGAAAACCGAGCTGCGCTGGCTGGAAGAGCAGCAGCTGGTGGCGCTGGATGACGTTGGCGACGGCGCGGTACTCCTGGCCAAGCTGACCGAGCGTGGTGCCGACGTCGCCGCCGGCCGGGCCCGAGTGGACGG
Proteins encoded in this window:
- a CDS encoding VpaChn25_0724 family phage protein; the encoded protein is MSKYANYLSEDRRLVILHILAEMPTYRANSSVLHTVLQEWGHEPSRDQVKTELRWLEEQQLVALDDVGDGAVLLAKLTERGADVAAGRARVDGVKRPGA
- a CDS encoding DUF2730 family protein; this translates as MDMDFALRLGQFLFTLIVGVFSITAARRASSRAEAEELAGRLRDHGNRILVLEQRMDHLPDGKQLGDLAGDMKAIKAELAGVARELAPLARSVDRINDYLLNARPQ
- the lysC gene encoding Rz1-like lysis system protein LysC, translated to MLASCSSSTTRVVEPPRPLPAEYARQCPPPVEPHDNSADAAVVALKELYDQYGECAGRLVDLVNYLQEKR
- a CDS encoding putative holin, with amino-acid sequence MATCQNKPKRRFLPRMTVFAVISILLLLAIWYVRPEQLQVVLYKASLITIGAVLGYYIDRAVFLDEARPHQCIGGIHIVGAWLRRALIVLACVLGMTLGL